Proteins from a genomic interval of Subtercola boreus:
- a CDS encoding heavy metal-responsive transcriptional regulator: MRIGNLAHATGVSAQTIRFYERQGLLPSPDRETNGYRQYNAAAATRLRFIRASQTAGLTLTDIGSVLALRQAGEVPCEHVTALLTGKLEDVRTRQRELALLETELENALDASRQLDPADCTASSVCQIIVKPHTRP, translated from the coding sequence ATGCGAATCGGAAACCTTGCCCATGCCACCGGAGTCAGCGCGCAAACGATCCGGTTCTACGAACGCCAGGGACTCCTACCCTCGCCCGATCGGGAGACAAACGGGTACCGGCAGTACAACGCCGCGGCCGCTACGCGGTTGCGGTTCATTCGAGCATCCCAGACCGCCGGCTTGACGCTCACCGACATCGGCAGCGTCCTCGCCCTCCGGCAGGCGGGCGAGGTGCCTTGCGAGCACGTCACCGCCCTACTTACTGGCAAGCTCGAAGACGTCCGTACTCGGCAACGGGAGCTTGCCCTTCTGGAGACCGAACTGGAAAACGCCCTCGACGCGAGCCGCCAACTCGACCCCGCCGACTGCACCGCCAGCAGCGTGTGCCAGATCATCGTAAAACCGCATACGCGTCCATGA
- a CDS encoding recombinase family protein, translating into MRLLGYTRVSTAAQDAQLQVDALVKIGVQQRDIFSDVTSGTKVAASRPAMSRLLEHAVDGDTLVVWRIDRLGRSLIDVLNTVKSLQQAGINVRSVSDGIDPSTKTGRMMLGMLATLAEYERELIVERVNAGIAVAQAAGTKFGRPTSDPRIIAEKLEIVRAARKAGKTAADAAQLVGWSRATLYRYELAAGVSE; encoded by the coding sequence ATGAGACTACTCGGATACACGCGGGTCAGCACCGCCGCGCAGGATGCACAACTGCAGGTCGACGCACTCGTAAAGATCGGGGTGCAGCAGCGGGACATATTCTCCGACGTCACCTCCGGAACAAAGGTCGCCGCGAGCAGACCTGCGATGAGTCGGCTCCTCGAGCACGCCGTCGACGGAGATACCCTCGTGGTCTGGCGGATCGACCGGCTCGGCCGGTCACTGATTGACGTACTGAACACCGTGAAGTCGCTGCAACAAGCCGGAATCAACGTGCGGTCCGTGTCAGACGGCATTGACCCCTCGACGAAGACTGGTCGGATGATGCTCGGCATGCTCGCCACCCTGGCCGAATACGAACGCGAACTGATCGTCGAACGCGTCAACGCCGGCATTGCCGTCGCTCAAGCAGCCGGCACCAAGTTCGGACGACCCACGAGTGACCCGCGAATCATCGCGGAAAAGCTCGAGATCGTTCGCGCCGCTCGAAAGGCCGGAAAAACAGCGGCCGACGCAGCACAGCTCGTTGGATGGTCGCGCGCGACCTTATATAGGTACGAGCTAGCCGCAGGCGTCTCCGAATAG
- a CDS encoding thioredoxin family protein, translating to MEITLQYFDGCPNWTVAAARLADLAQDRPGLTVRPFLVETVEQARAIGFRGSPSMLVNGADLFPDPDALVGLACRIYVTPEGLAGAPTVEQLRSALAAA from the coding sequence GTGGAGATAACCTTGCAATACTTTGATGGATGCCCGAACTGGACGGTTGCTGCAGCACGTCTCGCGGACCTCGCCCAGGATCGGCCCGGCTTGACCGTGAGACCGTTTCTGGTGGAGACGGTGGAGCAGGCCAGGGCGATTGGTTTCCGAGGGTCGCCGAGCATGTTGGTGAACGGCGCTGACCTTTTCCCCGATCCGGATGCGCTAGTCGGGCTTGCCTGCCGTATATATGTCACACCCGAAGGGCTCGCTGGCGCACCAACGGTGGAGCAACTGCGCTCCGCCCTGGCTGCAGCGTGA